From Methylomonas sp. EFPC3, a single genomic window includes:
- the clpS gene encoding ATP-dependent Clp protease adapter ClpS, which yields MSDFEPFKDVDGTTALQEAKPQLKRPPLYKVILLNDDFTPMDFVVEILTDFFNMSQERATQVMLQVHTQGVGVCGTYTKDVAETKVHIVNEYSREHHHPLMCTMEEA from the coding sequence ATGTCCGATTTTGAACCCTTTAAAGACGTTGACGGCACCACTGCGCTGCAAGAAGCCAAGCCGCAGTTGAAACGGCCACCGTTGTATAAAGTCATTTTGCTCAACGACGATTTCACACCCATGGATTTTGTCGTGGAGATCTTGACCGACTTTTTCAACATGAGCCAAGAGCGGGCTACGCAGGTGATGTTGCAAGTGCATACCCAGGGTGTTGGGGTATGCGGCACCTACACCAAGGACGTTGCCGAAACCAAAGTACACATCGTTAACGAATACTCCCGTGAACATCATCACCCGCTGATGTGCACGATGGAAGAGGCGTGA
- a CDS encoding NUDIX hydrolase, which produces MVWKPHVTVAAVIEKNGRFLVVEETTAHGIAFNQPAGHLEEGEDLIAAVIREVREETAWEFQPEALITTQLWRRNPEMPSFLRFCFAGIVDNHNPAQALDDGIIGTHWLSRNEICARRDQLRSPLVLTTIDEYLKGQRYPLSLLQTFLDHA; this is translated from the coding sequence ATGGTCTGGAAACCCCACGTTACCGTCGCCGCTGTAATCGAAAAAAACGGGCGTTTTCTAGTGGTCGAAGAGACAACGGCACATGGCATTGCGTTCAATCAACCGGCCGGACATTTGGAAGAAGGCGAAGACTTAATCGCCGCCGTCATCCGGGAAGTGCGGGAAGAAACCGCCTGGGAGTTTCAGCCCGAAGCCCTGATCACGACTCAACTATGGCGGAGAAACCCGGAAATGCCCAGTTTTTTGCGCTTCTGCTTCGCCGGCATCGTCGACAATCACAATCCGGCGCAAGCGCTCGACGACGGCATTATCGGCACTCATTGGCTCAGCCGCAACGAGATTTGCGCCCGCCGCGACCAATTGCGCAGCCCGTTGGTACTGACCACCATCGACGAATACCTGAAAGGCCAGCGTTACCCGCTCAGCCTGTTACAAACTTTTTTAGACCACGCATGA
- the mnmA gene encoding tRNA 2-thiouridine(34) synthase MnmA, with the protein MSKHIIVGMSGGVDSSVTALALQEQGHKVTGLFMKNWEEDDGTEYCTAMQDLADAQQVADKLGIELKTVNFAAEYWDEVFEVFLSEFKAGRTPNPDILCNKHVKFNAFLNYAIEDLGAEFIATGHYARVRERDGEFELLKGLDPAKEQSYFLYAMGQKALSKTLFPIGHLHKTEIRALAVKAGFANSRKKDSTGICFIGERKFREFLERYLPHQPGEMRTPEGKYIGKHHGLMYYTLGQRQGLGIGGVKDAPDEPWFVLDKDLDNNVLIVGQGHDHPMMLHNTLEAGQLDWCGSQPLTETIRCAAKTRYRQPDQDCIVEPIDGGSRVKVRFDQPQRAITPGQSVVFYQGEVCLGGGIIEAKYNEN; encoded by the coding sequence ATGAGCAAACACATCATCGTCGGCATGTCCGGCGGCGTCGATTCTTCCGTCACCGCATTAGCGCTGCAAGAACAAGGCCACAAAGTTACCGGTTTGTTCATGAAAAACTGGGAAGAAGACGACGGCACCGAATACTGCACCGCGATGCAGGATTTGGCCGACGCCCAGCAAGTCGCAGACAAATTGGGTATCGAATTGAAGACCGTCAACTTCGCCGCCGAATACTGGGACGAGGTGTTCGAGGTGTTTTTGTCGGAATTCAAGGCCGGCCGCACCCCCAATCCCGACATTTTGTGTAACAAACACGTCAAATTCAACGCGTTTCTGAACTACGCCATCGAAGACCTCGGCGCCGAATTCATCGCCACCGGCCACTACGCCCGCGTCCGGGAACGGGACGGCGAATTCGAACTTTTGAAAGGTCTGGACCCGGCCAAGGAACAAAGCTATTTTTTGTATGCGATGGGCCAGAAAGCGCTGTCGAAAACGCTGTTCCCGATCGGCCATTTGCACAAAACCGAAATTCGGGCGCTAGCCGTTAAAGCCGGCTTCGCCAACAGCCGCAAGAAAGACAGCACCGGGATCTGCTTCATCGGCGAACGCAAGTTCAGGGAATTCCTGGAACGCTACCTGCCCCACCAACCCGGCGAAATGCGCACCCCGGAAGGCAAATATATCGGCAAACACCACGGCCTGATGTATTACACCCTGGGCCAACGCCAAGGCCTGGGTATCGGCGGCGTCAAAGACGCGCCGGACGAACCGTGGTTCGTGCTGGACAAAGACCTGGATAACAATGTGCTAATCGTCGGCCAAGGCCACGACCACCCAATGATGCTGCACAATACGCTGGAAGCCGGCCAACTGGATTGGTGCGGCAGCCAACCCCTTACAGAAACCATCCGCTGCGCCGCCAAAACTCGCTATCGCCAGCCGGACCAAGATTGCATCGTCGAGCCGATTGATGGCGGCAGCCGCGTCAAAGTCCGCTTCGACCAGCCGCAACGAGCGATCACGCCGGGGCAGTCGGTGGTGTTTTATCAGGGGGAGGTTTGTTTGGGTGGCGGGATAATTGAGGCTAAGTACAATGAAAATTAA